The genomic region TGCGTTGCCGCCAACCGAGAAGTTCATATTAACGAAGAATTTCAGGCATTTGCATGGGTCAGACCCGACGATTTACCGAAATACGATTTAAATGTTGCTACCCTCAAGACACTAAGCCTGAAGGGCTTACTGTAATTGCTGATGACAGCCGACGCAGGCTGTCATTATTTTTACGCGAATAGCGTTATTTAGGGTGCGACCAGTTGACCATCTAAAAACAGTTTTCCGTGTTCCGCATGCATCACCAGCGCATCCAGATAATCGGGTTCATATTTTACGCCGCGCATATTTTTCGCAAGCCTGGTCAGACAATGATTATGGGTAAAAATAACTACATTGTTATTACCCGATTTATTCACCAATGCATTAATTGAGCGATACGTTTGTTTACCACATTGGTGCATATTTTTATCTACGACAACTTTTTTACCGGTTGAAAACCATGTCGCTGATTGAATTGTCCGTACCGTATCGCTGGCATACAGATCGTAATTTGGAATTTCTTTAGAAAAAGAGAGCCCCCGCGCCCGAACCTGATGCGCACCATAAACCGTAATCCCCGTTTTATCGGATAAACAGACGTTATCAGAACGATCGCAGCGCTGAGCATGACGAATCAATACGATGACAGGGTGCTGTTTTGCCAGCAATGCCAGCGTACGTGTATTAATCCCTGGTAAGCCATTGCTACTCCAGGCAAACTGGCTACCGAATCCGGCGAGCAGGGCCAGTGATGTCACCAGGATAATCAGCAATTTTCGGTATTTAATAAAAAACGGAGATAATACAAGCACGGCACTCTCGATGTGATAACAGAAAAGAGAAACGGGTCGGTACGGTGTTATGTTCAGTGTACGGACGTCGCAGGTGAATAAAAATGCGCCAAAAAATCCGCAAAAGCAAAGAAATTTGCGGCTAAAAAAAACCTTTATCTGTGCCGCAACCTTAAGGTTAAATTAATATTTAAATTGTACTCTTTCGACCAAATGCATTCTGAAATTCGGCTTTTATATTATGTGGCGCAACCTGAAATCTGTACGTCTCTATTTGGCTTTCTTCGCATATATAATTGTCTATTATATTCTCCCAATCAATACTCGCTTGCTCTGGCAGCCCAATGAAACCCGCGATAGCGAAATCATCCGGGAGATGCTGGCTTCGGGACACTGGTTTGCACCTCAGTTTCTCGGCCTGCATGACGGTGGATTCGATCTGCCCTGGCTTTGGTTTAGCAGCATCGGCCAGTGGGTGTTCGGGACGAGCAATTTCGCCGTGCGTGCTGGCGCTATTTTCGCGACACTACTGATGGCCGCTTTGGTTGCTGGCTTTACTGTTCGCCTGTGGCAGGACAAGCGTACTGCGTTGAT from Citrobacter sp. RHB25-C09 harbors:
- a CDS encoding histidine phosphatase family protein, with translation MLVLSPFFIKYRKLLIILVTSLALLAGFGSQFAWSSNGLPGINTRTLALLAKQHPVIVLIRHAQRCDRSDNVCLSDKTGITVYGAHQVRARGLSFSKEIPNYDLYASDTVRTIQSATWFSTGKKVVVDKNMHQCGKQTYRSINALVNKSGNNNVVIFTHNHCLTRLAKNMRGVKYEPDYLDALVMHAEHGKLFLDGQLVAP